Part of the Octopus sinensis unplaced genomic scaffold, ASM634580v1 Contig02582, whole genome shotgun sequence genome is shown below.
ggtggaatttgaactcagaacaaaaagacagacgaaataccgctaagcatttcaagcaacagaaataactggggaatagaatataaaaaaaaagaaagacatttgGACTTTGTGGTGAGaggagaaaaataatggaaaatgaatTACGTGATAATGAGGTTAATTGTAATACACAGTCGTTAAGGATTGATTTTACTGAAgatgaaacagaagaagaagagaaaacatttcactgtgatgtctgcaaCAAGTCCTTCTTTCTCAAAGATGAACAGACGATTCACAAATGTTTCCATGCAGGAGAGGATCTCTAtcgctgtgaaatctgtggtaaatcattctctgaaaaggtTCGTTtgaccacacataaacacattcacgcaGGAGTCGAGCCGTATCGCTgtaatacctgtggtaaatcattctctcagaatcatACCTTAGCTATTCACAAATGCATCCACATTGTGGCTAAGacacatcattgtgatatctgtggtaaatcattctctggaaatagcaacctaaccactcacaaacgtattcatacaggagagaaaccttatcgctgtgatatctgtggtaaatcattctctcataatcatCACTTagctactcacaaatacattcacacaggagagaaaccttatcagtgtgatatctgtggtaaatcattctctcaaaatcacagcttaactactcacaaatacattcacacaggagagaaacc
Proteins encoded:
- the LOC115227277 gene encoding zinc finger protein 2 homolog, which encodes MENELRDNEVNCNTQSLRIDFTEDETEEEEKTFHCDVCNKSFFLKDEQTIHKCFHAGEDLYRCEICGKSFSEKVRLTTHKHIHAGVEPYRCNTCGKSFSQNHTLAIHKCIHIVAKTHHCDICAT